In the Fibrobacter succinogenes genome, CCCACCTTAAAAACAGGAACCTCCGCCTTGAAACTTGATACGCTCATGATAAAACCAACTTTTATTTTTTTACCTCTAGCGCGTTCAAAAATTCCAGACAATGCAGAAACACTTTGTGCCATAAACTCAAAAGCAACCCAAACAGGGACACCGCCGAGATCTTCTTCGTAAAACATATTGTTGCGAGTAATGTCAATTTCGGTCGTGATGGTATGTTTTTTCAAATCATAATCGCGAACACGATCCAGCAAAAACATTTTGCCTTTGTGCGGAACGAGTTCACAGACCGATTCTTTTGTATCAAATACTTCTGTCATACCGCACCATTTTCAACAATTAAGGACACGTTGCAGCCGCCAAAAGCAAAAGAATTGCTCATACAATATTTAAGATTTTGCGCAGTCTCGCCTGCTTTTACCAAATGCAACGGAGGAAAATCCGGATCGACATTGCCATCAAAATGATGCGCAGGGAGAACGCCTTCCTTAAGAGTCATGCAACAGAACGCAAGTTCCAACGCACCAGCGGCACCAAGCGTATGCCCTGTAAGTGCCTTTGTGGAGCTAACCGGGACGTCAACGTTTGCAGCGCCAATATCGGCTGCAAAAATTCGATGAACGGCGCGGCTTTCCATGGCATCATTCAATTCCGTTCCGGTTCCATGCAAATTCACATAACCAATTTGCGCAGCATTAAGGCCAGCATCTTCAAGCGCAGCCTTCATTGCTTGATAAGCGCCTTCCCCATCGGCACGCGGAGCCGTGATATGGTCAGCATCGGCACTTTCGCCAAAGCCAATTACTTTAAGACTTTCGCAATCAACCGCACAAATATCAGCATCTGGGTTGCGCGTTACCACGAAGAATACCGCAGCATCGCCAAGCGTAAGGCCCGAGCGATTTGCGCAAAACGGATTTGTCGGTTTATCACTCATCGCCTCAAGCGATGCAAACCCGAGAATCACCGAAAGCGATGCGATATCGACACCGCCCACAATCGCCACATCACAGTTGCCGGCATAGAGATTATTTCGCGCCGAGACAAAAGCACTAGCGCTAGACGCACAAGCGGTCGAATGTACCGAAAGCATTCCCGTGATTCCAAAACGCTCAGCGATAAACTGAGCTGGGAAATCAGCTCGTTGGAAATCGAGAACATAGCCTTCCGGGAATGCACCTGTTTCCTTAAAGCACTTGAGTGCAGCCATCGATGCTTCGGAACCGTTGTCGCAAGAACCGATAAAAATTCCAACACGGTTTGCCCCGTATTTTTCAACCGCTTTCTGGATAGTCTTTTCAATGCCGACTAAAGCCGCTTGCGACAAGCGATTCACGCGGTTATCAAATTTTTTCTCAAGGACAGGCGCAAGCGTTTCGGGATCAATCGTTGCTGCAGGGCGCTGAACGCCAGCCACATCGTACGTGGTAAAAGTTCCACGTTTGCCATTCTTGAGAGCATCAAGAACTTGAGCTTTATCGCCACCTAAAATGCAATAAAGGCCAAAATCATTGATGTACACAGGTTGATTCATACTTTAATATTAATCATTTCTGCTAAATGGTGAAAGAAGAAAACAACAAGAAATGCCTAATAATACAACAAAACCGAATGTTTTGATAGGCACAAAGGCGCTGCAAGCAAGGCTACCAAAAGAAATAATAGTTGTCATTGCCGAAAGCATAATCGCAAGTGACGTTGTCAAGTTTTGGCGGCAGCCTTCCTTAAAGAACAAGGCATAATCAATCCCGATTCCAAGCGTAAGAATCACACCGACAATCGCAAAGAAATTGAAATCGATTCCAATGTAACCAAAGATTGAAGCAGCAAAAAGGCTTGCCAAGACCGGAGCTCGGATAATCCGAACCGCATCTTTAAATTTATACACAATTATAAGAATAAAGAAAACAACCACATAGGCAAAGCCTACAAGTTTAAGCGAGACTTGCGAAATTTTTGTGAGAGCGTTATTGATATTTTGTTTTTTATTGACGACATGAACGCCCGACAAACCTTCTGCAATTTTTTGAGCATCGAATTTGTCGGATACGTGAAGCGGAAGGACGGCGCTATAATATTTGTCCCCGATATGGCCAATCCAAAGCATTTGGAGAAGAAAACTCAATGATTGTGGAAAATCATTCTTTAAATCAACATCAACAAATCTATCGTTTTTGTCAATCTTTTCGAAATCAATAAAATCATGTGATAAAAGTAAACTTTTAACAAAAATAGAATGGTTCTCCACGCCTATTTCCGTTAAATAATTCCTGACATTAGGTGCAAGCATTTGCGGCAATTCATTATTAATTAAAATCTCTGTCCATCGTTTTTTTATTCCAAAAACCAGCTTTTCTAAATCCAAAATAGAACCAGCTTGAAACCTTCCTGACGGGATGATATTCGATACCGCTAAATACGCTTTTACCAAACCCTCTTTTTCAGCATTTGCAAGGCGTTCTGTAAGTTGTTCTTCATTTTCCAAAACGTCATTTTCACCATTCCCTTCAACAATAAAATAAGACGGTGCAACACCCAAATTATTCAGTTTCGAAGTCAACGCTTCAGATGCTTTAATTTCTTCATTCATCGTGTAAAAATTTCCGATATCCGTATGGACATTAAGCAACTTTAGCCCTGGAAGAAGCGCAATAACAAACATCGCCAAAATCAATCGAACACCCCACTTGGGGAACTTTGAATAAGCATCTAGAAAAACTTTCGGGAATTGAGTCGGAAGATTTGTTGACTCCGATTTTGCGGCGGTCTTAAAGACACTCGCATTTTCAAACACCGCATGAAACAAAAGCGTAATCGTCAAGAACGCACTTAGCAACCCCACAATCGAAAACACAGCCATCTGGCGTAACAGCGAAAATTCGGCAAACGAAAGCGCGATATAGCTGAGTTCTGTCGTCAAGAATCCAAGCAAAAGACCTTTAATAATGCTGGAGCGCACATTCTGCACACCCGCCTTCCAATGGACAAAGAAATGCACCGCGTAATCAATACTCACACCAATGATGCTTGTGCCAAAAACAAGCGTAAAGACATGAATATTCCCGAACACGTACCACGTAAAAGCAAGCGCCGTAAAAATGGCAATCGCAATTGTCGAAAGCGTAGCAACAATCGGAAGCGACGAGCGGAAAACATAAAGCAGCAATAGCAAAATCAGCACAATCGACACGCCCGAAATCCACGCAATTTCAGACATTGCTCGGTCAGAACTTTCGTAGCTATGGAAAGGCACGCCCGATTTTGCCACAATAAGCCCCGGCTTCGCTAATTTCAACGAATCCAACACACGATTCATTTTCGCAATAACATGACCATCAGAAGCCATTGAAGGAACGTTTTCGGAGAGTTTCGCATTCCACATCACGTAAGTCACGCCAGAATCAACCGCATAGAGGACGCTATCGCGAATGCTAAAACGGCTCATCGTCATCGGAGAATATTGTACAAAGTTTTCAAACGCAGCATCACCCAGCAAAAACGGATCTTCATCAAGGCGGTTCAAATTCGCCATAGAAAACGAGCCATAAATTTTCTGTAGCGCTCTATTTTTTAACGCTTCGAAATCGCCTTTCGCAAGAATTTCACGAACATTCCTCCCCTGCAACGTATAACGATGATTAAAGAAAAACTCACGAATTTCGTCCATCGATTTTTCGTTCACGAACAGTCGAGTTTCTTCGAATGATGAATCATCTTTAAACACGCTATCCAGTGCAACCGCCGCAGAGCGCGCCACTTCAAAATTGTCATGCCCTACAAGCACCGTAATATTTCGTACCGTACGCGCACTAAGTGCTTTTTCAGCAGCGCTCACATTCTTCAATTCATCGGAATCCGGCAGAATCGAATACAAGTCGGAATCCATCTTCCACGGAACAGAAATGCCAAGAAACATCAAGATGGCATGAATTACCACCCACAGGATAATTCCCGTTTTTGCATCCAAGTGTTTTCCGTTAAAGAACTTCATAGAGAACTCGTCTTATGGCGCAGAACTCATGCGTTTCGGCGCTGCCTTTCCAACTATTTTGTAATTCAAAAATTCAAGCGTTACAGGAGATTCTTCGGCATCTGTAATAATCACTTTATCAATATTTTTGCAAGCCTCAATTACAACATTTGCAATAACCATGCGTACCATCGTTTCTCGCGGCACAAGCCCCATTCTAAAGCCGCATGATTGCTTTTCATAATACACGTTAAAGTTCTTTTCTAATTGAGCAATTTTTCCTGAAAATAACGCTTGGATATTGCTTGAAAAATCAGCGAACATAGGATTTTCTTTCGTTAAAAGCATTTGCGATTGACCGTTAGAATCGCGTTCAAAGACACCTGCATTATTCAGTGCTAGTTCAGAAAAAATAGGTTTTAGCGTTTTCCAAACAATGCCATTTTTTTTAGAAATCATGAATGTTCCGGTCGAAATAAATTTCCGGTTGCGTTTTTTGATAGATTTAGTTTGCTTGAAATTACCCGATGCAACTTCGTAATTCATGACCTTCGCTAATGATTTTTCCAATTCCGGCTTTGACTTTTTATTCACCGGATGGCTAAAAACATCGGCCATTGCAAAACCACAGCCGCAAAACAAGCACAAAATCAAAACACAAATGTTTCGTTTAAACAACATAATAACAACCTTATTTCTTTGCAGACTCCGATTTGTCGGAAGGCTTTTCAGGAGAATTTTCCTTCGCCAAAAAGGCCTTCACTTTATCGACAAAACAAGGCGGGCATGCCCATAGCGATTCTTTCGTTTTCATATCAACGGCCATTTGCGTGCTTTCTGCTTTTGTGAGCACAACACCAGTTTCTGCATCCATAAACTTGTACGAGAGTTTCATGCAGACTTCGTATTCCATCAGTGTCACTTCGGCACGAATTTTCTGCATAAAAATCATCGGACGGACATATTTAATATGCAAATCAACAACAGGCCAAATGTAACCGCTCCGTCTCATCTCATTGTAATCATAGCCAATCTTGCTAAGCAACGCACACCGAGCAACTTCCATATACTTTACGTAATTGCCATGCCATGCAATCTGCATAGAATCGACATCATAAAATTCGATTTGAAATTCAACACTTTCTTTAATTTTTTTCACAGCCATAAGATTTGAACCATTTATTTTTCGGCACTTTCCCAGAAATTGTAGAAATTATACCATTGGTAAGGATGAGCTTTGCAAAGTTGTTCTAAAATTTCCGTATATTCACGCAATAGTATTTTTAAGCGCTCGGGACGTTCTTTGCGCGAACAATCTAAAGATGTTTTTGCACGAACCACATGCATTTCATAAGGCGAACGAATATTGAAATCGTGCTTGCGAATGCCAAAGACAAAATAAACGGGCGCATTCAAAATGCAAGCCAGTGAAAAAGCACCTTCTGGAAAACTAGCCTTTTCGCCAAGGAACATCGTTTCAATCACGCGGTTTCTTGTATTTGCCGAAGTTCGGTCTCCTGTAATGACGACAAGATTTCCTTCCGCTATTTTTTCTTTCATCCAAATAGCAGAACTAACATCAATGGAATTAGCATCGATCATATTTGCCATCAATTCGGGATTTAATTCTCGAAGGAGCGCGCTAAACTTTTTAGAACCCGAAAAATCTTCAACAGGAAAAACTTGAAAACGTTTTGCGGTATGGAACTCACCATAGCCAGTCAGTGAACGCAAAATTTCCATATTCCCCAAATGCGAGCACAACAAAAAAGCGCCACACCCTTGATTCAGTTGATCCACCAACATTTGCAAATCATCGTTTTGCATTTCAATGTGATTCAGCTTTATCGCACCTTTCCAACCCAGCAATTTTTCCATCATCGAAAGAGCAAAAGAAAGAATATGCTTATATGTTCCAAATACGCCAACATGCACTCCCATTTTGCGCAAATGTTTCAAATAAACCTTAGAGCACGCTCGTACCGGAGCGGCTCCAAGCCAAAAGAAAAAGCAAATAATCGCAGTACAAAATTCAACTAAGAAAAGAGGCAAATGGCACGCCACCCAAAGCATAAAACGAAAATGCCATGGGCTCCCGCCAACTTCTTCAATTTCGGACCAGTGCTCACTCATAAGCAACGCCTCAATTTACGACCTAGAATTAAAGGAAGCCGAAACACCATGCCAATGCAAAGCATCGTATGCGTTATTGAAATCGCAACGTTATCATGGAACATTCTAAAATTTGAAAAACCATCTTTGGGGTAATGCACCTTTACCGGGAAAAAGCGCATTCTCACACCAGCCCACGAAAGTTTTACAATCATTTCAATATCAAAACCCATGCGTTTATTGCACAAGCGCTTCATCACAGGCCATGATGTAGCTAGCGGATACAACCGGAAACCGCACATGGCATCAGGAATCTTGAGCGAAACAGTTTCTATCGCCACCCAGAAATTCGTAATCTTGCGCCCTTGCTCACGAGCTTTCGGCACAGATTCATCGTACTTGGGATAACCGCAAATCAACTCTTCGGGATGCTCTTTGGCTTCGTTGACAAAGAACGGTATCGAATCCATATCATGCTGACCGTCTGCATCGACTTGCAACGCATGCGTAAAACCTGCGGCAACCGCAGCATCCATCCCCGAGCGCATAGCAGCCCCTTTCCCGAGATTACATTTATGCGTTACAAGTTCCACATTCGCAAATTCTTTTGCAATTTCAAAAAGAACGTGATGCCCTTCGGGCGTATTGCCATCATCCACAAGAATCACGGGGATACTCAAAGAAGCCAGCGATTTCACGACATTTCGTGATGTATTTTCGTGGCGATACACAGGCACTATGGCACAAATTTTCACCGCGTCACTCACGATTTTCCCCCTCATTCGCTACATTTGTATTCATTATAAGCAAACCATTTGAATACGCGCTTTTTCCATCAACACTTGTAAATGCAAAATTCACCAGGCCCGCACCGGCGTTGTAGTTTATTTCCACCATCACCGGAACATCCGGCAAAATAGGATTTGTAAAGCGAGTACGATTCATCTTCGAAAGTTCCTTTGGAATTTCCAAAAAATTTCGTGCAAGCCGCAAAACCAAATCCACCTGCACAACGGCAGGCAGCAATTTGAAATTTGGAAAATGTCCATCAAAGTATTCGCTTGTCGCAGGGAATAAAAGCTTTGCCGTCAACATGCCTGGTTCTCTGCGGAATTTTAAAATTTTGAAGTTCGGGCTTTCCGCAAGGCTAAACAACGCTTGAATATCGCGCATGCGAATCTTGCCTTCGGTATTCTGCGGAAGTTCCTCAAGATAACGCCATTTTTTAGGCGAGACTGTATTTTCAATAAATTTCAACAAATAATCATGAAAGAAATTATTGATGGCAAGTTTTGTCGAACCTGCAAACTTTTCACGGCCAGCACCATTTAACACAATCGCAGCCGCTAAATATTGGCGTTTGCCCACCATTGGAACCACGCGGACATCTTGCACCAAGCCCGTCTGCTTCAAGCGCATTTCCACTTCTGGGAGCGAAATGCGTTTTTCTTCAATTTTCACAATCGAATCCGAACGCCCCTTGAGCAAAAAACGACCATCATCATAAAGTTCCACCAAATCGCCTGTTGTAAAGCCTTCCGCTTCGAGAATGTAACTTGACTTGATGTTCAAACAACCGTTTTCAGCAAGGCTCATCTTGCAGACTTCAAACGGAGTCCATACGGGGCCATTCTTGGATTGCCTATACGCAATGCCGCCTGTTTCGGTACTGCCATAAATTTCCATCGGCCAATAGCTCGTAAGTTCACATGCCTTGCGCGCCACCTCTTCGGGAAGCGGACCACCGGATGAATAAATAATTGGCGGACACTTAAATTCAATCGCTTTATCCGCTTCTGCAGATAAACGCTTTAGGAACGCAGGACTTGATGCAATGACAGCGGCTTCGCCTGCAACATTCGCAAGCTCAGAAGGAAAATCAATACGATGCCTACGGAACGGGAGTCCAGCTGCAATCGGTAGCAACGCAGTAAACAACAAACCGTAAATATGATGATGATTGACCGTACTATAAACTTTGCGGTTCAACCAATCATTTCCAAAGACTTTCACAAGTTCAAAAAGTTCATTTTCAAATTGCAAAAATTGCTTGTACACAGCTTTCGGTTCACCCGTTGTGCCAGATGTGTACATTACCATTTCGGCTTTGGACTTATCGAATTTGCCGAACTTGAGCGGGGTACATTTACCTTCCGCGCATTTTCCCGCATCATCAACCGCCACGCATTCCCCACTTGCGTTATCAACAGCCGCGCACTCCACAGCGCATTCCTCGTTCACTGAACCGCTAAGCACGTTCTGGATCATCGTCGCAGAAACATCACCAGCAAACGGTTCATCCGTCAAGAATCCGTATTCCGGTTTCTTGATTTCCTTGATAAAAGCTTCTTGGCGGTTCGCCGTTATAAGCGCTTTGCGCCCACTCTGAAGCATCGCTAAAAGAGCTACCGTAAAGTAATACGAATCCTCGCAATGCAAAATCCACGGCGTATTTTCACGCGCTTCCAAGAAATAACGTACCTTAGAAACATCACTTACAAAATCGCCCCAAGTCTTATTTCCGGCAGCAATCCCACCTGCGTTCGCAGCATTTCCGACTGCATTCGCGGTATTCCCACCTGCGTTCGCAGCATCCACACCAGAGTCAAAACTTACAAGCACCCCGTTCGGGCGTGAATCTAGATCTAAATCACATACCGGAATATACGATTGCATTTTGCTCTGCATTTTTTTTCGAACCCCTAATTCCACAACAAAAAATAAACCAATTAAAATGTAAGAAATAAGTCCATTGTATAGCGACCAAATTTTATCGGAGCCTACAAAAACTGTCAGTGCGGCAATAGAGCCATTCACAACAAAAAAAACACACCAAGCGATCGTCACTTTTTGGCAATAACGTTCTACGGCATTAAACGAAGGCGAGGTTTCAAGCGATTTGTCATGAAGGCAAGCCATTCGGAATGCAAAACTAGGTGGCCTCCACAGCGTAAATCCAAAGAACGAGAGAAAACTCAAGTTCACAAGCACTGGATAAAACTTGACGAATAAAATGTTATCAGCCAAAAACGCTACAAGCGCACACACGAGAATCAGCACGACAAAGATGCCTGTCCGTCCTCGCTCCACTTGCGATTTGCTTCGCGTAAAATTCAAAAAATGGTAAAAAGCAAGCGCCAAAAGCATCAAACTCAAGCGCCTTGGAGAAAGCCCCCAATACCTATATCCGCAATAGACTATTACCGGATACAAAACCGAAACCGCGGTAAAGAAAATCTTCCCCGCCATAGGTTTCATTACTTAGATTCCGAATTTAGAACAAGATTATATATTCCATCAACCACATTTTGAAGAGTACGCATTTTCTTAAACGACTCCGGGTCAATGTTTCTCGGCAAAAACGACTTCAATTTCACAATCAAATCTACAGCATCAATGCTGTCAAGTTCCAGATCTTCATAAAGCTTGGCATCGGGAACAATTCGCCCCTCTTCCAAGTCGAAATCTTCGATAAGGGCAGCCTTAATCTTTTCAAAAATTTCTTTTTTTTCCATGGATTAGCCCTTGGAATTTGCAGAAATGTAATCTGCCAGCGCATTCACCGAAGCAAAATGCTTCTTGGTTTCTTCCTTCACTGTCGAAAATGTCACGCCAAAATTTTCCTTAATGGCAATACCCAATTCCAAAGCATCAATTGAATCAAGGCCAAGACCTTCTCCAGCAGCATTTTTTCCAAAAATCGGGGCGGAATCCACAATATCAGCAGGTGTAATATCTTCCAGCTCCAGAGATTCGATAATGACTTCCTTAATGCGGGTATTCAAATCGGACATATTTTTCGCAGCCTTAATCAAAATTTGTTCGTTCTTTTCAAGTAATATAGAAAAATAAACTTATATTATTACTACAACATTAAGAATTTTGTCATTCAAGATTTCGCGACAGAAACAACATGTTCGATTTTTATAAAAACGATTCCATCGATGCCGTAAGCGCCAAGTTCGAAGCGCAAAAAATCGCTTTTGCACCGTTAAGCTTCCAAGCGGCACGAGCTCTCAGAAACATGGGCATTTTGGACGAAATCAGCAACGCCCGTAAAAAAGGCATCACGATTTCGGAACTATCGCAAAAGCTAAACATTTCGCATTACGGTGTAAGCGTTCTCGTTGAGATGGGACTTGGCATGGGAGCCCTCAAAATCCACAAAGATTCTGACGAAGAGGATCTGCGGCTCACTCTCGGGAAAATCGGATTTTTCCTCATGAAAGATGAAATGACACAAGTGAACATGGATTTTTCCGAAGACATTTGCTACCGAGGGGCCGAAAATCTCGAAGAATCCATTCGCACTGGTAAACCCGCTGGGCTCCCCCACCTGGGCCCCTGGAAAACCGTTTACGAAGGACTTTCTGAGCTTACTGAACAGCAGAAAAAAAGTTGGTTTGGCTTTGACCATTTTTACTCGGACTTGGCTTTCCCCGAAGCACTCCCCATTGTTTTCGAAACTCTCGCCGAAAGGAAATCTCCACACCTTTTTGACATCGGTGGAAACACTGCCAAATGGGCCATCGCTTGTTGTAAATACAATGCAAATGTCAATGTTTCCATCATCGATTTGCCAGGGCAAACAGCAGTTGCCGAGAAAAACGCCGCAGACGCAGGCTTTGCAAATCGCATCGACACAATCGCATGCAACGTCTTGGACGACACGACAAAATTCCCTATAGGCGCAGACGCCATCTGGATGAGCCAATTCCTGGATTGTTTTTCGCTCAAGCAAGTCACAAAAATCTTAACGAAAATCCATAGCGCAGCAACATCGGAAACAGACATTTACGTACTAGAACCGCTTTGGGACAAGCAACGCTTTGAAGCGGGCGCTTACTCGTTACAGGCGACCTCGCTTTACTTCACCTGCATCGCAAACGGCAACAGCAAAATGTACCGCTACGCAGAGCTCAAACGCGCCATCGAAACCGCCGGATTCGAACTAAAAGAAGCTCACCACAATGTAGGGCCAAACTCCTATTCACTACTCCGTTTCCGAAAAAAATAAAATGGCTCGTCAAGTTTTTATCGAAAGAATATCAAGCTTTATCCCGACCGAAGCGCACCCCAAGCCGGATGTGTCCTTTGTCCCGATGCTTACGCGCCGCCGCTTGAGTTACATTTCGCGCATGGTCGTTCTCGTGAGCGATCAGGTTTCTCACGATGCCAAAGGCAACAAGTTTGCACCTTGCAAGGTTACATTTGCATCTCAATTTGGCGAAATAAACCAACAGTTAAAAATTTCGCAAACGCTCCTTGAAACGGGAATGGTTTCGCCCGCACATTTTAGCCTTTCGGTCTTTAACGCCTCTGTCGCAAACGCATCGATTCTCGAAACCAACACCGCCGGATATTCAGCCATTTTTTCCGGGAAAGATGCATTCACCACAGGACTCACGGATTGCCTTGCCGCACTCGAAGTTGAAAATGCAGACTCGCGCACATTTATTTTTGCCGATGAACTTATCCCCGAAGTTTACGCTCCCGTGGCGGGGGTTCCGTACCCCAATGTCGTTTGCGCCATGGCATTAAGGCTCACCACCGACGAATCGAAAGCGGACCCAACACTGAAAAACGTCAACGTTTTAAGCCAACTTTCATACCTTAAAATGTTACACAACAACTTCGATACCGCCGCAGAACAAGCACTAGCTTTCCTCTGCGCCATCGATATGCAACGGGCGTAAAAACTCATGGCAAAATTCCGCTACGTCAAAAGAGTTATCGCGAAACTTTTTTGTTTTGCTTTTTTCGGTTTCAGTAGCTTGATTCTTGCATTTGTGTTGTTCCCCATAATGCATTGCCTTTCTGGATTTTCAGAACAGAAATTCAAAAAAATAGCCCGCAAATTCAACCACCTGTATTTTAAAATTTTCGTCAAAATTTCAATCATTTTGGGCGCAGTCCGTGTCACTGTACAAAATAAAGAAGCGCTCGAAAACCTCCAATCCAAAGTCGTCATTGCAAATCATCCATCTCTTTTCGATGTGGTTATTCTCTTTTCGCTTATCCCGAACGCCGATTGCATTGTAAAAGGTGAGCTTATACAGAATAGATTCATTTCCATTATTATAAAAAATCTCTATATTCCAAACAACATTCCTTTTGACGAGCAATTGGAACGCGCTAAGAAATCCATGGACGAAGGCAACAACCTTAT is a window encoding:
- a CDS encoding beta-ketoacyl synthase chain length factor — translated: MARQVFIERISSFIPTEAHPKPDVSFVPMLTRRRLSYISRMVVLVSDQVSHDAKGNKFAPCKVTFASQFGEINQQLKISQTLLETGMVSPAHFSLSVFNASVANASILETNTAGYSAIFSGKDAFTTGLTDCLAALEVENADSRTFIFADELIPEVYAPVAGVPYPNVVCAMALRLTTDESKADPTLKNVNVLSQLSYLKMLHNNFDTAAEQALAFLCAIDMQRA
- a CDS encoding phosphopantetheine-binding protein, with the protein product MKAAKNMSDLNTRIKEVIIESLELEDITPADIVDSAPIFGKNAAGEGLGLDSIDALELGIAIKENFGVTFSTVKEETKKHFASVNALADYISANSKG
- a CDS encoding methyltransferase: MFDFYKNDSIDAVSAKFEAQKIAFAPLSFQAARALRNMGILDEISNARKKGITISELSQKLNISHYGVSVLVEMGLGMGALKIHKDSDEEDLRLTLGKIGFFLMKDEMTQVNMDFSEDICYRGAENLEESIRTGKPAGLPHLGPWKTVYEGLSELTEQQKKSWFGFDHFYSDLAFPEALPIVFETLAERKSPHLFDIGGNTAKWAIACCKYNANVNVSIIDLPGQTAVAEKNAADAGFANRIDTIACNVLDDTTKFPIGADAIWMSQFLDCFSLKQVTKILTKIHSAATSETDIYVLEPLWDKQRFEAGAYSLQATSLYFTCIANGNSKMYRYAELKRAIETAGFELKEAHHNVGPNSYSLLRFRKK
- a CDS encoding 1-acyl-sn-glycerol-3-phosphate acyltransferase, whose translation is MHCLSGFSEQKFKKIARKFNHLYFKIFVKISIILGAVRVTVQNKEALENLQSKVVIANHPSLFDVVILFSLIPNADCIVKGELIQNRFISIIIKNLYIPNNIPFDEQLERAKKSMDEGNNLIIFPEGTRSKPGEPWEFKKGAARFALYSKKDVIPIFFGGNEKIGLRKHDKLLQFHPTERYLYKLKVLAPISTKEYADMPMTKSATKLTHKMKEILEKELPN